The Zerene cesonia ecotype Mississippi chromosome 9, Zerene_cesonia_1.1, whole genome shotgun sequence DNA window GTCCATATTTTGTGTAACAAGCTAGTAGACTAATTTTCTTCTAATGATagtgtgttttttatgtaagcaATAGCCGAACTAACACCAAATAATCaaagaaatctaaaaaaaaaacattacacagtgtatttcttgtgtttgatgttagaagagtattatacatatagcaactaaagacttttaacggattttaagagcgatttattcattatttacccCTCACGTTTGGAGCACttcacagcgagcgtggttacGGATAGActaagatgttacatgtcgtcCCGGTCATGCAGAAATTATCTCCACtatgattaataaatcgcatttgaaatccgttaaaaagtcttaacTTTCtaaatacacttttatttattcaatgatagggcagcgcttgaccacaatctcgcctgatgttaagctgagatgtggcctaagatggagcgcgcttccttcgaaggtacctgttcactcttctcttgaagaaCTCCATATTGTAGGTGTCGGAGAACACAAAAGCTTTTCCAGTCCCTGGCGGTTCGAATGAAGAACAGATAAGTTCCTTAATTAGTTCGAATGAAAAAGATACCTCTTCTAGGACTCATAGATTTGTGTTATCATTAAACAGTCCCCACACGTAGTCTAGTTTGCTGGCTACGCAATATGTCTCACTTACTGACGCTGCcttgtattgttatatttttattgcttatggATTCAGAAGTAAATCTAAAGGAAATAACATGTTTGCTTATTAAACATTCTTAGAGATTATTAACGAACTGTGtttgtatgaatataaatataataagtataataagtaCTGAAGTActtgatgatatttttttattatttttcattttcactgCTTATACAAAACTTAAGAAGACTCATTTGATTATAGATTAGTTCTCAGAGATTAGGCATTGCTCTAaaatgatttgtttgtttagaacattaaattttgctactattcataataatacactaattaatttaaataaatatgtgcaTTTTAATGATCgaattttagtatattttgaatttggtaTTATGCCTTGTTCTACGGTtgtaaaccaaataaaaaatggtaacatacaacaaattaatgtgtttttatcagtaataataatagtgtaacgtaaatacgaaaaataaatgctCTAATTGTCTCTTTGCTACGCGCttgtaaataatcaataacGTTAAATAACCgacgtaaataattaaaacggtttaACGTTAATACtgaatttgtgaaataatttaaattttatcctgTAATCGTACACATTAATTCACGACCATAATcagtgtttaaataataattcgttgaaattcatttgattttaataaagtaaactaATGGCTGTTTTCATATTATCATCATAATACTATACCAATTGGTTAATGGACtcgaaaaattaaaagattacgtctatcttttaaatgtattgacttttattatgaaataaacagtTAGACGTCTTATTGCataaatacattgtaattaatttatcctaAATAACATTCAGAAGGAAAGTGAAAATGGCGAAgttctttcaaatatatattatcgttCATTATTGCCTTTTTTGCTTTATCACGTTCCCCGGTTGTCTGTATCCACCTCTGAGACATGTTAATAGTTTTCTCAAAGCAACTACAATTGAAATCAGAACTGTTACAGCAAGAGCAAGGAGGTCAAGGTACAGCTTCTGATACAATGGTACATCAAGTGCTGGTGATCTTAAATGGGGAGCGCCACGAGTCTTGACCACGTGTTCCACCCATTGGACCAGCTCCTTGTCAGGAGTCACGGGTCTGTCTTTATAGATTTGAGATAGTTCCTTGACTTTTGTTGTATatctgaaattttatttatatgttatacataGAAAACTAGCTGTTGgcacgcggcttcgctcgcataGGCGAAGGAAAGTGTAGACAGTACCGGGGCTAAGATTTTCGGGAATAAAACTATCGTAAATATATTCCTTAGGTCTCAAACAATTTTCTCACCATATTTCAaccaaatcgattcagtgaCTTAGACGAGAAGAGAAGACAGAGctactttcacatttttaacattttatttctcagacgttttaagatttttactTACTTAGGATCGTTTAATATTTCTCCAATAGCAACTTTAATATCATCAGCCATCGTGTATGATAAGTCAACTCTTTTAGCGAAGCCTTTTTGCACTGCTCTCTCAGCGTTTATGAATTGGTCAGCAAATACTGGGATCGCTATTATGGGTTTACCAAAATAAACAGCTTCAGTTGTTGAGAGTTGTCCACCatgagttataaataggaCACAGTTTCGATGAGCTGAAACAAAAAGCAAATTTACACTTAGACTTCCAGAGCTTGGGATCTTCGGTTTTTCACTGTTAGAACCACGACTCCTGTTATAGTAactatacttaaaaatacaatttatagtaTTGGTATTGCTTTCAATAATACTAAtcagatattttaaatcaatcatGTACATAGGAGAATATTTCTCAATTaggaaacaaaatacatagaaaCAAACGATGGTCCCATATGAGacaattaacaattaacattGACATTTGGTTACgagaatgtgtgtgtgaatgTGGGTGTGAGTGTGCTACCTAGGTTTGAATATTGagttagataaataattgtcaGTTAAGATATGGATTGTGTATTCAGTAGGCAGTTCTGTAGAAGTgcagtacatttttattactatcaaactaatattcaaCACGGCCCCTCTTATTTActagataaaaataagtaaggttttccttcctgacgctataactccaaaacgcacgaaccgatttccatgCTTTTGCTTttgttggaaaggtctcgggctccgtgaggtttatagcaaagaaatttcaggaaaaatttcaacagaaaagcgggaaaaaccgGAGCCGTCTGGTGGTGAAACGGAGTTCGACGGGTTTGCtagtgatttataaaaataaatactaatattatgagacCTCACCTAGTATACTCTGCTGTGGTGCCCACTTAACAATGTGGACATTGCTCGGAGTGCCTGGCAGTTCTTCTTCAAATTTCCACAATACCGTATACTTTAATCCaccaaatattttcaatagagCTTCTTTTATCTCCCTAGGCAAGTGTTTGCTTTTCAAATTACTTCCCAGACTGAAGTAAATTACTCCATTTTTAGCGTTATCTAGTATTTTCTGCAAATTCTGTGGACAATCCaagttttatttgtgaagttattatattgtattgtattcaattttaaaatcttttctgTACCATAGAAActccattaaaaaatatgtggcTTATgcctttttaaacattaaatctgcgggatgtaaattataatacgaacgatgtttttatttgcgtAGTAATGGTATATGCAAGTGAAAACTTGTAATTGGCCTTATTCTCTTTTTTCACTTATGCTAcgattgtatttattgctgtaagttttttttttataaataaataaaataatatgataataatctGAGGGTGCAGCAGTGCTCCCGTCAAATTGAGCAAATAAAGAAACTCATGGatctatctattttttaaagcTAATCAAGCGATTTTCgacctttttatatattacaaaaatatatattataaatacatcttTACACTCTTGAtgcttttgtaatttatttatattgttttaaagaagAATTTTTTAGTATTAGAAAAcagaattattgtttttattcaagtcTATTgtagtatgttattttttaagtctAGAAGTAGTAagtttaatgattaatttgtttgttaacggttttattctatacttttgtattgttttctttgtttctaTTTGTATTAGTGTGGCTTTTGTCTAtggtcaataaatattattattataataactttatcaACACCCTACAGCGTTTTCTAGACTAATACAGTTCTAGACAGTAATTTAGGAATGTAggaaaaaacttttattctaATTACCTCCGGTAATGGTTTCAAGTCCTGGCTTATATGATACCCTCCGATTGGTATAAAGTTTTGTGGTAATGATATCGCCTTGCCCATAGACGCATGAGAATTGCTCAGTATCAAAGATGCGTTATACACCACTTCATCCAGCGATGGAACAGCATGACCACGCTTTTTGATAGCTGGTACGAACAATTTTTCATACTCCTTATATTGTGATGGGTTGAATATACTGCAATTGATGTATTCATAAGAATTAAGCTTActtcaaacacaataaaataataaaaattatttttttatttttatttattgatactcataaaatagcttaaaagatgcaaacataaacttatttttatcaagttTCTCTGTGCACCATAAGCCAACGACAGCTACatatgttttgtaattattttaacttttaatgcgggaagatataatattagtgacgAGCGACATCGGTGACCTTGCTGGCCGTGAATATAATAGCAGCAGAAATGATATACAGCATGTtagttttagaaaataatatataatatattatattctatgttccatatatatattacattctaTGTTATATGCAATTTATGATGTCTATCTAGCtttatgtgttaaaaaaaatcaatcaatagctaaactgtaataaaaaatctaccagaaaatataaacacatattaCTTACAAGTGTTCTCTGTATAGTACTCCAAGGAAATACAGTAATTCCTCGCACCTCTGGTAGAAATTGAAAGGTGGTACATTGAAGGATGACGAATCTGGTGCGTACGCTGGGTTAATGGAGCCTCCAACTAGCTGCAACACTTCATAACCAGGATCCGTAGTCGACACCCAAATATATGGACTCTTGAAAATTGCGgaaaatctataatataatttgatatttaaaacaagcTGCATTCCAGCCCCGCTCGGGTAGATTTCTTTTTACGTTTTCTGTCCTTAACCAGGAGTCCATGAGGACATAAATTCCATTGAATCGAAAATCATTCAGCTCCGTTCAGCCATTCTGCTGGAGCTGTCACTTTGGGGCAGAGGGAGGAAGAGAAGGGCAAGAAAGAACACAATGGTTGAGcgataagataataataaagatataagtaaataatgttcatatgtgagaattttttaaaggttagaaaaaattagatcacgaggcgggattcgaaaccGTAGCAACCTTGACAATGTTGTTTCTATTTCTTCACGCGAAAACAACTTATATGGTCTGTATAATACAGAGAAAGATTATACTCTGGATTagcatataggctacttttcacCCGGGTACCACGTGAGTGACGCGGCGGCTACAGCTAAtggtcaataaattaatagactTACCCggcgataaaattaaaaaggaacCACTCGATTATGATGACGTCAAATTGTTCACTGGGATCATCTATTAGCTTCTGGACGCCTTTGTTTTTGACGACTTGGCCATACAAGTCGTATAATGAATTGATGAATGttgatacattttttgaatttttgtctTTGCTGAAGTAATGTTTTATGTCACCGACACTGTCTGGAATAATTTGTAGTATAACAAGTCTAAGAACATGTGTGTATATGgtggtacataataataagtgaaccgattataatgaaattttgcacGGAGATAGTTTGAAAGCCGAGAAAGGTTACAAGAGAATTATACGGGAAAAAACCGTGGTcaacgtttttttaataaacaaggACCATGTTTGTTTAgtacattacaaataaaagtagagactttagttaaaataaaagaaaaaattaaaaagaaacaaaataagcCATGAGGGATCTCATCGATTTTAAGTTGTTCCTGAGGTTAGtggaaaaaacaaaaaaactcgtCAAccttaagtaattaatataaatacagattaaattCAGTCTGCTCGTGAACAgagtttttatgaaattgcgatttaaatcaattaaaaaatatttaatttccaaagGTCCTTAattgagttatatttttatttttcatataataatcttaatcCCTTTGATGTGTTATTAAACCTCCGATAAAATCAGTAAACGTGGTTATCACTCATTTACCTTATTATAACACttatgtttgtccgtcaatcactctgaaactactgaacggatttttatgaaatttggcacacaGACAGGGCATGAACTGACtggggtgataggatactttgggataaaataggaattgatatccgggcggataTAGTGTTTAGTGACTTATAAAGTGTCATCATCTAATATGTATCCCGTcgaatacagattataatattgcttTGAAGTTTCTATCCATCAATATTACATATGATTTTCAAGTTTCGTCCTTTAAcgtaaatcaaacaaaaaaaaaatcaaataaaaaacatttcaatacgTCTTTGAGTTATGCGTGGACAAACATACacttatgaaatttggcactcctgattatcatatttaaaaaaaccataCCTGGTGCAGGTTTAATATCCATGCTTAAATCGATTTCTCGGACATTAGAAGGCCTTTGTCCATGAGGGATCGATGTTAGATACGTtatctgtaaatataaattattaaaagctaTTCAACCCGGGTTCGCCCGTGGTAAATATATGGCCTATTAAGGGAAGTTGTAGcgttctaatggtgaaagaatttttgcaatctgtccagtagtttttgcgtggaaacgttacaaacatacaaaaatacaaaagtttctaCTTCAGTAATATGAGTTTAGATTGAACATGTTAAAacaagtgtttattttatgtctattGGTGTTTTAGATTTGTTTTGGTTTAATAAAGCCATTATGAATCATCTTTGAATAATCTTaaagacatttatttcattaaaagcaTTACAAATGCGTTATTCAATTGATCATCTGCGGGATTATAATACGAACGACgtctttaattacattataatggtatatacatgtgaaaacttgtaattttttttaatgattgtatttatagctgtaagttttcttttaactaaataaataaatactttgtcCCATCTGAGTAGTCATTAGATTTCGCCAATTTTTTGCTTGATAAAAAACATCTCTGTACATTTATCTAAcactcattatttttaaattgcctCAGTGGACTTTAATCATCAGACAGTAACAATatggaaaaaaatacactGCAGAAACAGGCCGGATTTATTTGATACTACTAGCTTCCCATCCGCGGTTTACGCAGCCAAAACTATCCTATTTGAAACTATCTGAGCACCATATTTAGCGGTTTAGACTTAAAGAAGAGACAGAGttactatcgcatttataatagtaaggATATCTTACCTCATGTCCAGCTTTCGCCAAAGCATTCACAATTCCATCTCCCAATATGGAATGACTTTTAGCGGGtaatggaaatattattaggattttataactatttatacaCACTATaagtgcagctagtattagtatatatcttatatacattatgttggattttttttattactggaTGAATAATCCGACTTCTATGAATTGTTTTTGATTGgttgtaatttgtatgtagCAGCtctttctgaaaaaaaaattgtatcggttaattttaaaaataaactttgaatGAGTCAAAGATGGATGTTTTCACGTAGTTTTAActcaaacataataaacatgATAGAATCTGTGCATTATGAAATcatgttgtttgttttattgtttatatttaagaggaataatataacaataattgaaaaccagatacatgcaaataaatactacataaattcaggttttgaattattattttaaggaaataaaGCAATGTAATATGTTTAGCTGTcgtataaatgtatatgaatatatatttataaaccttACATTAAGCTACATAGAAGAATTTATTCTGTTTATTCTCAAACGAAGGTCCCTAGATTCTtggcaaattatttaaagaaattgtacCAAAATCACACAACAACCATTTTAACACAAGACCGCGCGGATCGACTACTCATTTAAAAGTAACAGTACCGAAATGTCAGCCTTAAGTACGACAACTGcctctaaatatatttatctggCTGTTATATTAAGCCCTTGTCAGATAAAACGCGTACTTAGTGCGTAAATAGCGCTATAGGGTCGCGATTTGCTGACGTCACACAGATTGACCAGAGAACCGCTATGCAACGTAACATCatctaagtatatatataatgttcattatcatcatcagcagcatacacgttcccactgctgggacacaggcctcctatgagggttcaggctattATCAAGGCAGGCCAAGTGCGGGagggcagatgtcacatgtcgccgAACTTtagattcttggacatgccgttttcctcacgatgttttccttcaccggtTTAAgctatttgatataattttaatatatatgaattacgTGTCACTTTGTTTATCCGCGATAGACTCCTAAACTATTCAGcagatttaaatcaaatcagCACACCacgtgcagtttgatccaacttaaaagatatgatagtttatattatttcaattacgataaatga harbors:
- the LOC119829174 gene encoding UDP-glycosyltransferase UGT5-like, with the translated sequence MMCINSYKILIIFPLPAKSHSILGDGIVNALAKAGHEITYLTSIPHGQRPSNVREIDLSMDIKPAPDSVGDIKHYFSKDKNSKNVSTFINSLYDLYGQVVKNKGVQKLIDDPSEQFDVIIIEWFLFNFIAGFSAIFKSPYIWVSTTDPGYEVLQLVGGSINPAYAPDSSSFNVPPFNFYQRCEELLYFLGVLYREHFIFNPSQYKEYEKLFVPAIKKRGHAVPSLDEVVYNASLILSNSHASMGKAISLPQNFIPIGGYHISQDLKPLPENLQKILDNAKNGVIYFSLGSNLKSKHLPREIKEALLKIFGGLKYTVLWKFEEELPGTPSNVHIVKWAPQQSILAHRNCVLFITHGGQLSTTEAVYFGKPIIAIPVFADQFINAERAVQKGFAKRVDLSYTMADDIKVAIGEILNDPKYTTKVKELSQIYKDRPVTPDKELVQWVEHVVKTRGAPHLRSPALDVPLYQKLYLDLLALAVTVLISIVVALRKLLTCLRGGYRQPGNVIKQKRQ